Below is a genomic region from Peromyscus leucopus breed LL Stock chromosome 17, UCI_PerLeu_2.1, whole genome shotgun sequence.
GAAATCGCAGTGGCACCGACTTTAAACAGGCTTGTAAATGCGCCTTCCTCTGAGTCAAGGACTAGAGGGGTGAGGGCTCAGTGCGTACGGGTCTGACAGTGTGGCTTACGTTTAACTGCTTTTCTTTCCAGAACTCCTAGGCAACGCACCCCCGAGGTGTGCATCCGAGGTGCGGTGTTGGGAGGAGGCAGCGGGGAAAACCTTGGGTGATCCTCGCGGGGTGCCATCACATGATCCAGGATGAGGTGGAGTTCGGCTTTAAGGGGGCGTCTCTTCCTATCTTCCTCAATCTTTAGGGTTTGAGCAGGAGAAATACCATCGGATCTTTCCTCCCCTCCGGTGATACTCTTCCCGCTTCTACACCAGCGAACAGACGGATTCTTCAAAAGGTAAGTTTCAAGTCGGTGTTTTTAAGGGACTTTTGAGAAATCTCTTATTGATGGGGCGAGGtatgagagaggaaggatgagggtgtctgatcccgTGGTGAGAGCTGAGTGGGGCGTGGAGTCAGCCTTTTGCTTTGGCTCCCAGTGGGAGCAGGTGGCAGGATGCTCTAGATTGTGGGACAGGTCTGGGACATTATGGATGTGAGACCTCAAAGGAGAGGGTACCACTCCTAGAGTTGGCGCATCCCGGCGCCCTGTGGTTGGGGGCTCCAGATGGAAACCTAAGTTTCCCTCTCCTCCTACTCTCTTAGAAGGCGGGGGAGGTGCCCTGGTTGGTCTTCTCTGCACCCGGGTagtcttcctcattttcctgtaGCATCCAGAAGTCTCTGTCCGGATGGAGAGCCAGGAGTTTTCCTAGGTAATCTGATGGGATGcactgggcaggggtgggggcgcCTGCCTTCTGGATCCCGGTGAATTTGTCCGTCTTCCCACCACGTGGGAAAAAGTGGGCTGCCGCGGGTACTGGACCCCAGAGTGGGAGTGCCCCTGTCTCGATCTCCTGTGCCGGCCCTTTCAGGCTGTCGTTCCCCTTGCAAGACTTGAACCTTGTTTTCCTATTTCGGAGTTTTAACCACCCAACTCCTCGGCTCTTTTTAGAAAGGTAATCATGCTGAGCAGCAGATTAGGGATGGACTAGAAGCAGACAGGTTGGCTGCTCCCCAGGTGGCTTGAAGAGATGCTAATATCTGAAGGACCCATGTTGGGCAAATGAGAGGGACAGACTGACCATTCCAGCCTTGCTTGTTCATTTGGGCTCCTTCATTTCTGCTCTGTTAGTCGCTTATTTGGGTAGAGGTACCGAgatagattctctctctctctctctctctctcttctctctctctctctctctctctcgtgtgtgtgtgtgtgtgtgtgtgtgtgtgtgtgtgtgtgtgtgtgtataaggggAAATTAGGAATGGGGGTAATCAAGAAGACTCATATAGTTAGTTATACAATACAGAAAAGGGTCATCTACCCGATTTCCCTCTGGTAACTTCTAGAGCATGAAAACCCTaagggagagtggggagagggagtggaGATAAGGCGTGTCTCCAACttccactgtttttcttttctttcttccttttttaattggAGTGCTCTGTGATTTGTCAGGCACACCTGGGTCTTCCAAGAAGTATAACTACGGGTGacactggaggaggaggaggtatggGCTTCCCTGTCAGTCCTGGAACTGAGAACGGTAGCGGGAGCTGTCTGTGCTGGGTGGGCTCCCTAGTgaagcaatacacacacacacgcgcacacacacacacacacacacacacacacacacacacacacacacggaggtggGGGAAGGCTACTTGCACAGAAAGCCCAATTCCTTACCCGTCCCAAAGACAAGTGCTCTTTCTGGCTACCATTGACTAGTGATTCCATGTAATTGTTTTAAGGCAGCTGTCTGTTGAACCGGCCCTTCCCCCACTCCGCGGAAGGAACAGGGAATTATGTAAGTCATTTAGATAAGCTAGCAGTAACTTTGGCTGTGTATAGCAAggctgtgtttttttgttgtttttttttttttccaaaacaagtgagggaatttgaagaaaaaaaaacacaccaggTTATGCCCAGAGCGCTGTGTTTTGTGGTAGAAACAGCACTGTCAACAGCAAGGAGAGAAAGGCAGCATTCctacaagaaagaaggaaaaggaaatgtcctggaagggagggagaggggatgcACTTGCCAACTTTTAACATGTGTAATGTCTCTGAATGCACATGGCGTCTATACTGAGATCCAGCCTTTAATTCTTGCAGTGCTTAGAATGCTAAGACATATCACGGAAGAGTAAATGGCAGCTTGTGTTCCTTCACAATGAGAAGCGAACTCTCAGCAATGGCACTTTCCCGACCATTATTCTTTCTCAGAATTATACTAAGGTGCACAAAACATTGCTGTGTATCTATCACAAAACTGTTTCCCACGACTGGAATGAGTACTGCTCCCATACTTCACAAAAGAAGTGAAATTTGCATTGTCTGTACAGACGAGTTACTTTCTACTTAGTGGGAAACTATTCCTCACGGTCTATCAAATGTAATCTCACAGGAATCAGAATAGAGTTGCAGTAAGTTTACTTAAACTCATTTGTAAGAGATCCGTCTTTACAGCCCATGAGTTGAAAGGACATGCCATTTTTGTGAATTCCTATAGTCCTCCAAATAGGCCTCATatgaaatttctcttttcttcctctccactgCGAGCATGTTGCCCTATGCCCCAtgtccttttctctccctggATCATTGCAAAAGCCTCTGATTGAGTCTCCttacttctctttcccttcttaaATGTGGTACAAGCAGCAGGTAGGCTAAGGCTGTCTTTcacttttgcatttatttatttagcgaTGGGGGGGGCTGCATGGTATGGCATGCATCCATTAGTGATGGGGGATGGGCTATGGCATGCATTCATTAGGTGACCACTTGCAGGAGGCAGGTCTCCCTTCTGCGTTGTAAGtaatggggatcaaactcaagtcatcaggcttggcagtaaatGCCAATTTCTTGAACCATCTTACTGGCCCTAGAGTaatcattttaaagcaaaaacatATGTCTTAATGTATTTTACTAAAGGTTCCTCATGTCTGAGGGTACAAGGCAAAGACTACCCCATAAAACCCTGCGCTGGCAGCCTCTTCCCAGTGAGCTCCTTCTAGtctgtcttcatttctccttCATCTTCTTGGCACAGCAGATGTGCTCAGGCttagaaattttatatttgtttgtgccACCAAGAATGCCAGCCCTGAGGTGCCCACACTGTTTCCTAATTCAGCATTCCTGGATCTTTGCTGTCTTCCTGGGTGCCCAGCTGCCTTTGCTCACCAGCCAGGATTAAGTTCAAATTCCCAACAATCCCAGGCCCCTTTCTAGACTATCACACTAGGCCGTTTtactaatttgttttttttccttgtctttctgtgcccGTAAGTCTAACAAGTCAATGAAAAGGTCACTGCTCCCTCCACTGAAACCATGCCTGACAAGAAACAAACTTGAAGTAAATACTTGTTGGATGAGTGAATGCTGCTTCagaaaagttctttttttaatatgcAAAATGCACTATTTCCCCTAGGTACCTGGCCCAAAAGAATAACTATTCTAATTGGGATTTGTCTTGCATGTAATCATAGGTTGCGCCATTAATGTTAGCACAGACTTACATAAAACATGATTCCCACCATGTGCCTATTCTCATGGTCAggatatttttattctaaatcaAATATTTTCAAGGTATGATGAAGCTTTCACAGTGCCAACCTTGGGACATTACATTGAAATCAATGGGGGTTGATAAGACCAGTGATGAAAATCAATTTGGATGAGGAGAAGAATTTGAATTGCTGTTGACATATAACACCCAACAAATGGAATGAGGGGTGAGGATTTGGAAGCATAGTTGTAGACTAGGACAGATCCATTTTCTTAGAACAGAACATTCACCCTGGGGCTCTCTGATAGTTaaaagagggtttatttggggcgACTTACAACCAGCAAAGGGATCAGTtataggatccaggagaggtgaggtgcagtccaacgaggttctctggagaactctgacttggtttGCAatcagcatccaggatcatgaggtaGCCAAGGTGTTAAGGTCCAAagaggccatgccccaggggcaggtcataggcaggtgtagcagttacctgctgcctcactaggggcagtgcttcaaggccaaagctggaacagctTCTCACCATGCTAGAGCATCTTTAAGACCTGGGGTGAGGCATGGCAATGTTCCACATTTCCTGTGCCTCACACAAGAATCCACATCCACTCAGTGGAGCTCAGTGATAGGACTGCAAGAGAAGCTACAGGTAACTGGAATACACTTTGCTAATCTGCTATTGTTACTTTAATGAAAAGTCCTGTTTTCAACTAGTAGCCTGAAGAGGACATGGCACTGTTTGCCTGACTTATTTAAGAAAGTTAGAGCTTTCCGAAACTACAAAGTCCTTCAAGGCTTGCTTTCCCACCCTACATGACATCAATTGATAATACTCTCCTTGGCTTTGGAATTTGTGAGGTAAAAACAATGTGTGATTATCCCAGAAGTCATTTCAGATGGGAGCATAGAAGATAGAGTTGGAGTCTAATAATGTCCACACTTGAAATCTGCCATAGTGaggatttctattgctctgaggaaacaccatgaccaaagcaaattgtagaggaaagggtttatttggcttatgctttcaAATCACTGCTCATTGCTGAACaacatcaggacaggaactcaagcagggcgtGAACCCGGAGGCAGGCGCTGACACAGAGGctctggaggggtgctgcttactagcttgttccccatggcttgctcagcctgcttttttttttttttttaacatttttttattaagaaatttttttattcattttacataccagtcaaagatccccctcttccctccttccacccctccagcctctccctcccaacctaccttccattccctcctacaagaagataaggcttcccatggggaggtacatttagtagggCCAGGTTCAAGCCCCaacccctgcctcaaggctgtgcgaggtgtcccatcataggtagtgggctccaaaaagcctgctcatgcaccagggatgaattctgatcctactgccagagggcaccttaagcagatcaagctacacaactgtctcgctatgcagaggtcagcctgctttcttagagaacccaggatcacTAGGCTattggatggcaccatccacaatgggcagagccctcccacatcaaccactaattaagaaagtgctctactggcttgcctacagtccagtcctgtggaggcattttctcaatcgaaGTTTCCTCCATCTgtatgactctagattgtgtcaagttgacatacaactaGCCAGCAGCCCAGTCATTCCGTCCCCATGTGTTAATGCTATAGTCCGATTTCACGATAGCAACCCTCAGTTTTATCCTCCAGTCTTATCCAGCTAAATTGTGATTTCACAATAGACAAGACCTCATGTTCTAGAAAGCAAAATTGCCAAAAGAAGGGTTTATTAGAGGTGTCACTTCAAAAGCAAGTGTGTTTCTGCACattaaatttctcattttcttttcaatagaagtaaatccacacaattttattcattgttccaagaaagacagagagagaatgcagcCTCTTAACATGGGCACAATAGCTAGTTAATTAGCATGAGACATCCTTTCCCATGGATTTCCTTAGCAATGGGAAGATGATCAGaggtttctcctttctttctctacaggagcttctggtctctgtgtgatCGTTGTAATTTATCTTGTCAGTAAGAGCAGTGTGTTTATACTACACAATGGGGTGAAAAATCTAAGATCACAACTAAAATCACACCCTGCACTGGACACTCACATAACTGGGTGAGGAGAGAGAATATTTCCTTAGATAAGATTTAATGAAAATCATAGTGTCTTAAAGTAGGAATCTCCCACACAATGAGAAACCTTCAAGTGGCCCCTGGAGGTGGCCAGCACGTTCATGGATACAACACTTGCTTCGTTGACAAGAAGTTTCTTCCATTTGATTCAATTTTTGTTCCTCATAGTGAAatcattttttcccttaaattatgTATCCTCTGGTCCTATTTCTAATTTCATTAGACATGCCACTGAACTTGCTTCCATATACACTATAGACTACCCATTAAAACACGAGAAGTCAGCTCTGTCGTCCAAAGAATTTTCTGCATTAAACATCATAACCATTTTTCAAAAGCTGTCCCTCATAGGACCAAGTTTCTTGATGATCCTGTGTAGGTCATCTCCTTGTGAAGATTTTTGTTTAATGACACCTGTCTTTCAAAACAGCACAATGTGTGGTTAGCTGTTGCCACAGTGTGGTATCTGCACTCACACTTCCTTTACCTATTCTTCGATGTTGTTTGGCTTTGCTTCATGTTTCTGTCTGTGCATTATGTTGTTTTCTGTACATTCACATTTTTGCTGTGTCTGAGAATCTGCTGTGGGCTCCATTTGTCTAACACTTAGGAGGCATGAAGTTTACAAACTGTTCACCGATGTGTAGACCACTGAAAGTCAACATGTGAGCAAGTCCAGTTAAAAACATTTCTTGTGACCAGGGGTGTATCtaagtgggtagagtgcttgcttagcatgcttgaatccctgggttcagtcctcagtactgccaaaaaaaaaaaaaaaaaaaaaaaaatcaaatgtgctATTCAGGAGGTGGAGCAGAAATctaagatcatccttggctaaaaagtgagttcaaggccagcctgagctacatgagaaagaccttgtctcaaaacattatagctgaactttaaattttttaaatgtttgcactgcagctgggcagtgatggcacatgtcatcaatcccagcactcagaggcagaggcaggtggatctctgtgagttcaaagccatcctggcctacaaactgagttccaggacaaccagagctacacagagaaaccctgtcttgaaaaaaaaaatctttgcattGCTTGTGAGATTCTTTTAAAGATaatgattttataaaacattgtGATTTGCTTATTTACTTCTGTGCTTTAATTTTAGAATTCTGTGAGACAGAAGTCATTTTGACTGCCCTTAATAAACTTAATAACACAGCTGGCCTTTTTTGTTGACAGAGTATTCAgttcaaagaaatgaagaattgaGAGTCATTTTGGTGAATGGATTCCACTATATGGAATAAGCTGGAGATTTGACCAGTTTTGAAGAAACATATAGTCCATTTGTCTAATCCAtaacaacaaaacctaaaaaaTGAATTCAACACTCTTCTCTCAAGTTGAAAATCACTCATTTCACTATAACATCTCAGAGAATTCTCCacttctggcttttgaaaatgatgATTGCCACCTGCCCTTGGCCGTGATATTTACTTTGGCTCTTGCTTATGGAGCTGTGATTATTCTTGGGGTCTCTGGAAACCTGGCATTGATCATAATCATCCTGAAACAGAAAGAGATGAGAAATGTCACCAACATCCTCATCGTGAACCTTTCCTTCTCAGACTTGCTGGTCGCCATCATGTGTCTCCCCTTCACTTTTGTGTACACGCTGATGGACCACTGGGTCTTCGGTGAGACCATGTGCAAACTGAATCCCTTTGTCCAATGCGTCTCCATCACGGTATCCATTTTCTCTCTGGTTCTCATCGCCGTGGAGCGGCATCAGCTGATCATCAACCCAAGAGGGTGGAGACCAAGCAACAGACACGCTTACATTGGCATTGGTGTCATTTGGGTCCTTGCTGTGGCTTCTTCTCTGCCCTTCCTGATCTACCAAGTTCTGACTGATGAGCCCTTCCAAAATGTAACGCTTGCTGCCTTCAAGGACAAGTACGTGTGCTTTGACAGATTCCCATCAGACTCTCACAGACTGTCGTACACGACCCTCCTTCTGGTGCTGCAGTACTTCGGCCCACTCTGCTTCATATTTATATGCTACTTCAAGGTAAGAAAACCGTTCATCCCTCCCCCATCGTTTCCTTTCTTACCTTCTCTGTGTAGACCTTCCCCATGAGGTGGATGCTCTGCTTGACTCACGCTTTCTTCCTCCCTAGATATACATTCGCTTGAAAAGGAGAAACAGCATGATGGACAAGATGAGGGACAGCAAGTACAGGTCCAGCGAGACCAAACGCATCAATGTCATGCTGCTCTCCATCGTGGTGGCCTTTGCGGTCTGCTGGCTGCCCCTTACCATCTTCAACACTGTGTTCGACTGGAACCACCAGATCATTGCCACCTGCAACCACaacctgctcttcctgctctgcCACCTCACGGCCATGATCTCCACCTGCGTCAACCCTATCTTTTATGGGTTCCTGAACAAAAACTTCCAGAGAGACTTGCAGTTCTTCTTCAACTTCTGTGATTTCCGGTCTCGAGATGATGACTACGAGACCATAGCCATGTCTACCATGCATACCGATGTGTCTAAGACGTCTCTGAAGCAGGCAAGCCCCGTCgcgtttaaaaaaatcaatatggaTGGCAATGAAAAAATCTGAAGCCGCTCAGAACATATGGTCCCAGGCTACATCCGTGGAAAAGCAAGCACAACCTGCCGCATGCTTTTGTTACCTGTGCTCCCAGGGAATGAAGTGAAATGGCTTTGGAAAGTCCAGGACATTCTGGGTTGCATTTGACTGCTTTTGTTATGGTTGCCACCATTACTTGGCATCCACATGAGTGGACTTTGTAGCCTTCTGGCAACAGTTTTGACTAGACTTCCTTGgcgagtatgtgtgtgcatttgtgtccgtgtctgtctgtctgtctgtctgtgtgcatgtgtgtgaaattATGCATATGACATAAAGATTCTTATATTTATTGGAGtaaatttttctgaaatattatCATGAGCTCGCTTCAAAAGCTGTAGCTACCCGATATTCTCAAGATTTGGGGGCCTTCAAGATTAGATGAGATTTCCAAGGCCCTGGACTATCTTTGTTCCATGTTAGGCATCATTTTAGTCTGTTACAAGGGTGGCAGTATATAAGTCACCTTTTAGAATGTGCCAGAGCCAGAAGAGAGTCGGAAGTCATTCAatggcatttttctctctctctctctgtctgtctcttttctgAGAGGACTGGATTTGTCACTCCTAATCGAGTATCACTTAAGATAAAGATATGTAAAGAACACGTTTTTCAGCTGGGATTGCCACTGGGAATTAGGCAACCCACAAGAATGAAGTGGCAAAGCAGTTCCCTGATTTCAAAACCTTTCTGACAACCAAAGCATTTCAGGGTAATTAGCTTAATAAGTAAATTAGTCTTGCTGCAGATACTTAAATTGTATCCACAGGACTTGATAGTCGAGAGGTTTTGCATCGTTCATAAGAGTGTTCAACACTGTCAAGATTTCTGGCACAAACATGTGACTCTGAGAGCATTTCCAGCTCACACTGCACAGAAACATAATTTTCCATGCAGCAGTGCCTACGTAGTAACTAGTACTTAACTCTTTTTAACTGTTTATCTTTCATGGCAGAGGACACATGGACAATGTTAAAAGGATGTTCACCACAGCTAGCAGGTATCTATCCACACCCGTCCGTACCTAACACTTTCACACAGCCAGCCCATCCTAGCTTGTATAAACTGTGTGACATGTGGAGTTTTATAATCATATACTATTATAGAGTGCTGAGTAGCCATGTCATATTAACATATTACTTTCACATATCCTGTAATCATGATTCAGCCTCAGAAAAGATATTTTGAAGAACAAGACAGTTTCCATGTATTATACAAAATGTTGAGTGTATTTGGTTTTAGAAGGGCAAACACTTTCTGTATTAAAAATGTTTGGGCTTTTTCAGAAAAGTCTATGTTGTGTTTCTTTTGAGATACCACATCTTCCTGTCCCATGACTTGCCTTCCATGATATAGTATCTCCACTGTACCCCATATCAATTTGCTGGTGAGACTGTCTATTCTGTAACCACTGATGACTGATTCACTTTACTTTTCTAGATGTGAAAGATTCCTAAAGTCAGGGACTATATAATAATGATGGCCCACAGTGCATTTAGCACAGTGACAAGTAATTAGgatgacattttaaatatatttcagggGCTGACGAGagagctcagtaggtaaagaacttgctgcacaagcatgttGTCTGGAGTTGGATCCTTTGTCCCATGTATGTAAATGCTGGGTGGGTGTAATTCCATTGCCCCAGGAAGAAGACCAAAGATCCTTGAGGCAAGATGCACAGACCTAGCCAGCTCTGGGCTCAGTGTAGTGACactcaacatcaacctctggcctacacatacataaacacacatgcatacaccttCACCCAGCATAAAATCACATCCACACACTCAtgagcacacatatgcacactacaCATATCCAAACATCtgcctacatatatatatatatatatggtcataTAATTTCTATAACAAGTTCATGAATGCAGGCAaaatttctctcttcccattgtGTCACATGGAATTCATATCTTGGTGTTTTCTTGGGTTCTCCTCCTTATGTCCCTCTTTACCAATGGAACACTTTCTCTTCTGCTATATTATTTTCACCACTAAATGAAACAGTAATGGCCTTTGAGATGTTAGGATCCAACATGATTAGCCTTGTAAGAATACCAACCTTCTTATGGTAGCTGTTAGTATGAAATCACATGGCAGCCTAAGGTTGAGCTTTAAGTGTCCAGATGATAAGAGAGAGACCGTTCTAGAgctgcttcttctccttctcctccttctccttctactcttcttcctcctcttcctcttcttctttttctttttctcccctcctccttccctcctcctccctcctcctctctccccttcccttctccttcttcttatcctccttcttcttgttgtcctttttttcctccctcttttcctccttctctcctttccctgcccctcctcctcctccttctttttttcctttggttttttgagacagggtttctctctgtatctttggtgcctgtcctgaaatgagctctgtagaccaggtttgcctcaaactcagtgatctgcctgttctgcctcctgagtgttgggataacCACTACTCGGTTTAGAGCCAATTTTAAAGATTCATCAGAAAGTATCaccttttaaaaatctcaaaccTGGGATTCTTACTATTTGCTATTTTCCTGCACccagaaacaaatggaaaactCTCTTCCTCTACTTAGGTGCCTTAGAAACCAAGTGCTACTGGGGAGCATTCTTAGTATACTAGGTATTTGTCTGTCAGGACATTTTCTGAGGTGGCTGTTTCTAGGATACTTACATGACTCTGGATTCCTTAACTATATGCACATAAGCAACTGAATATCAAATTATTCTATTTCATCCAAATATGTAGATGAGCTAACAGTTGAATCAAGAGCTAGCACCAATGTGCTAGAGTTGAAGTAGGAATAATGGCCACATTAAAGGCAAACTATGGAAACATTGGCTTCTTAAATTCACAAGACACAATTGTTAGAATCACAGCAGAATTAAGAGAGCTTGTATGAACTGATGATCACTAGAGGTTTGGGACCTCTAATACAGCAAGCACTATGTCAAATGTGGAAGTCCTGATTGACATGGTTGCCATTCCACACAAGAGGAAATCAGAGCTCCTGCAAGTACACGTGACATAGGAACCCAATCCAAACACAGCTCACACTACTAAACTAACCACAGACCTGTAACTGTAGTTCCAAAAAACAATTCTGAAGGATTGGAGCATATttcattggtaaagtgcttgcctggcatgcatgaaaccctgggtttaatctccagcaccacataaactgtgtgtggtggcacaggcctgtaatcacatcactcaggatgtggaggcaagggggatcacaagtttaaggtccTCATCAGCTTCATAGTGAGTCTGAAGGCAGTCTTGCTTTTGTGAGGCcctttcttgaaaagaaaattactctTGAAGTTCACATTACCTGATGATAGCAACACCAATGATGCCaacattttcagaaaagaatGGAATGAAATAGAAGAGTGGAGAGGTGGCCATAGCAGCTCTATGTGTCTGCTATCCCCTTCAGAGTTAGAGAAATCTACTTTAGAATATCATTAAATTATacgtttttatttcatttccttactGCTGATTGGATACTCTCATCTCCTATTTGATCTCACATATTCCTAGTGAAATATGACTACATATTATACTCTAATTCCAACTATACACATTGATGATAAAAATACATATCCTATGTGACATAAGGGAAACACTCATCTATTGCTGGTAGGAGTACAAACtcatacagccactatggaaatcagtgtggcagttctttatgaagatgggaatcaatctacttcaagatcagctataacactcttgggcatatacctaaaggatgcttcATCTTACCACAGaggcacttgctcaaccatgttcactgttgctctaatcataaaagccagaaattggaaacaacatagttgtccctcaacagatgaatggatgaagacaTATCTTTACACATAAAACATACCTCTACACAACGGAGTAGTACTAAGCTATCAGAAGAAAGTGACATtgtaaaatttgcaggcaaatggatggaactagaaaaatcatcctgtgtgaaGTAATCtaaaaccagaaagacaaatatggtatgtatttgcttatatgcgGAATATTAGCTGTGAAGCCattgataaccaagctacaatccatagaaccacataGGATAGGTATAGAGGGAGCagatagatctcattaggaaagggaaataaaatagctATGGATGGGGGACTAGAATTGGAGTATTACATCAAGTGGAAGGGAGAGTTGGTTGAGGGAGGGAATACAGagaaagacagctaaaattaaggggcatttgagaggtagtatggaaacctaatatactagaagcttcctaaaatatatacacatatgaaggggctctaaatgaaattgccaaataatgggggagacagagttcAAACTGTCCTCTTCTTGTCTGCAaaggaagcttccagtactgggatatggttatatctaattgagttgttggctaaagtGATTCCCATGGAAACACTCAACAACCTAGTCTATTGCCAAGACAAATgggctgctctccacaaactaacATCCAAGCCTCACTGCTAAGGACAaaacctatacaactcattgaacctAGAGAAGTTGAA
It encodes:
- the Npy1r gene encoding neuropeptide Y receptor type 1, with amino-acid sequence MNSTLFSQVENHSFHYNISENSPLLAFENDDCHLPLAVIFTLALAYGAVIILGVSGNLALIIIILKQKEMRNVTNILIVNLSFSDLLVAIMCLPFTFVYTLMDHWVFGETMCKLNPFVQCVSITVSIFSLVLIAVERHQLIINPRGWRPSNRHAYIGIGVIWVLAVASSLPFLIYQVLTDEPFQNVTLAAFKDKYVCFDRFPSDSHRLSYTTLLLVLQYFGPLCFIFICYFKIYIRLKRRNSMMDKMRDSKYRSSETKRINVMLLSIVVAFAVCWLPLTIFNTVFDWNHQIIATCNHNLLFLLCHLTAMISTCVNPIFYGFLNKNFQRDLQFFFNFCDFRSRDDDYETIAMSTMHTDVSKTSLKQASPVAFKKINMDGNEKI